The following coding sequences lie in one Micromonospora sp. R77 genomic window:
- a CDS encoding TNT domain-containing protein, with protein sequence MKTRRWLLAVVSGAALILVPGAAQSAAPSAAVRAATLAGAGSGDLDPDRQGAPQSRPPQPPPGGSLCVPGTPPNAPQTTVFYGGDPLFGPAQLPTASPVGPLLAGYERFGAQSQVEWVQNYTTQTTPNKLIFPPGNGFVLGPHGEQVKTRQSMLPGYRLDRFGFPGGSFLAPLGTPFSARSLAPQSLNTPANAPLANYHTYCVLKTFDVDSGPIAPWFAQTGLGTQFQLNAAYLPQAGGSVSVQWLLDHQFIVEEYLDGVCTTTSVPRQSSTPVPGYVC encoded by the coding sequence GTGAAAACGCGACGTTGGTTGCTGGCCGTCGTCTCCGGTGCGGCCCTGATCCTGGTGCCCGGCGCCGCCCAGTCGGCGGCCCCGAGCGCGGCCGTCCGGGCCGCCACCCTCGCCGGCGCCGGCTCCGGCGACCTGGACCCCGACCGGCAGGGTGCCCCGCAGAGCCGGCCGCCGCAGCCTCCGCCCGGCGGCAGCCTCTGCGTCCCCGGCACCCCGCCGAACGCCCCGCAGACCACCGTCTTCTACGGCGGCGACCCGCTATTCGGGCCGGCGCAGTTGCCCACCGCCTCCCCGGTCGGCCCGCTGCTCGCCGGATACGAACGGTTCGGCGCGCAGAGCCAGGTCGAGTGGGTGCAGAACTACACCACCCAGACCACGCCCAACAAGCTGATCTTCCCGCCCGGGAACGGTTTCGTGCTCGGCCCGCACGGCGAGCAGGTGAAGACCCGGCAGAGCATGCTCCCCGGCTACCGCCTCGACCGCTTCGGTTTCCCCGGCGGGTCCTTCCTGGCCCCGCTCGGCACCCCGTTCAGCGCCCGCTCGCTGGCCCCGCAGAGCCTGAACACGCCGGCCAACGCGCCGCTGGCGAACTACCACACCTACTGCGTGCTGAAGACGTTCGACGTGGACTCCGGCCCGATCGCGCCGTGGTTCGCCCAGACCGGCCTGGGTACGCAGTTCCAGTTGAACGCGGCGTACCTGCCGCAGGCGGGCGGCTCGGTCAGCGTCCAGTGGCTGCTCGACCACCAGTTCATCGTCGAGGAATACCTGGACGGCGTCTGCACCACCACCAGCGTGCCCCGGCAGTCCAGCACACCGGTCCCCGGGTACGTCTGCTGA
- the purB gene encoding adenylosuccinate lyase gives MTTIPNVLANRYASPELVALWSPEEKVRMERRLWLAVLKAQRDLGVSVPDGVVEAYERVVDDVDLASIAARERVTRHDVKARIEEFSALAGHEHVHKGMTSRDLTENVEQLQVRASLELIRDRLVAALVRLAWHANEYSGVVMTGRSHNVAAQATTLGKRFASAAEELLIAYERLTDLIDRYPLRGIKGPVGTAADQLDLFDSDAGKVAELERRVAGHLGFARVLDSVGQVYPRSLDFDVLAALVQVAAAPSSLATTIRLMVGQELVTEGFKPGQVGSSAMPHKMNTRSSERINGFAVILRGYLSMVGELAGDQWNEGDVSCSVVRRVALPDAFFAADGLFQTFLTVLDEFGPYPAVINRELERFLPFLATTKILVAAVRRGVGREVAHEVIKEHAVAVALAMREQGAGENDLFDRLAADGRLGLSRPEIDALVADRNAFVGAAATQIDHVTARITKIAETHPQAAAYTPPPIL, from the coding sequence GTGACGACGATCCCGAACGTGCTCGCCAACCGGTACGCCTCACCCGAACTGGTCGCCCTCTGGTCGCCGGAGGAAAAGGTACGCATGGAACGGCGGCTCTGGCTCGCCGTGTTGAAGGCCCAGCGGGACCTCGGGGTGAGCGTGCCGGACGGGGTGGTCGAGGCGTACGAGCGGGTCGTCGACGACGTCGACCTGGCCTCCATCGCGGCGCGGGAGCGGGTCACCCGGCACGACGTGAAGGCCCGGATCGAGGAGTTCAGCGCGCTCGCCGGGCACGAGCACGTGCACAAGGGGATGACCTCCCGCGACCTCACCGAGAACGTCGAGCAGCTCCAGGTGCGCGCCTCGCTGGAGCTGATCCGGGACCGGCTGGTCGCCGCGCTGGTCCGGCTGGCCTGGCACGCCAACGAGTACTCCGGCGTGGTGATGACCGGACGGTCGCACAACGTGGCCGCGCAGGCCACCACGCTGGGTAAGCGGTTCGCCTCGGCCGCCGAGGAACTGCTGATCGCGTACGAGCGGCTGACGGACCTGATCGACCGGTATCCCCTGCGCGGCATCAAGGGGCCGGTGGGCACCGCCGCCGACCAGCTCGACCTCTTCGACTCCGACGCCGGGAAGGTGGCCGAGCTGGAGCGCCGGGTCGCCGGGCACCTGGGCTTCGCGCGGGTGCTGGACAGCGTCGGCCAGGTCTATCCGCGGTCGCTGGACTTCGACGTGCTCGCCGCGCTGGTCCAGGTGGCCGCCGCGCCGTCGTCGCTGGCCACCACGATCCGCCTGATGGTCGGCCAGGAGCTGGTCACCGAGGGTTTCAAGCCCGGCCAGGTGGGCTCCAGCGCGATGCCGCACAAGATGAACACCCGCTCGTCGGAGCGGATCAACGGCTTCGCGGTGATCCTCCGGGGCTATCTGTCCATGGTCGGCGAGTTGGCCGGTGACCAGTGGAACGAGGGGGACGTCTCCTGCTCGGTGGTCCGTCGGGTCGCCCTGCCGGACGCGTTCTTCGCCGCCGACGGGCTGTTCCAGACCTTCCTCACCGTGCTGGACGAGTTCGGCCCTTACCCGGCGGTCATCAACCGGGAGCTGGAGCGCTTCCTGCCGTTCCTGGCGACCACGAAGATCCTGGTCGCAGCGGTGCGGCGGGGCGTCGGCCGGGAGGTCGCGCACGAGGTGATCAAGGAGCACGCGGTCGCCGTCGCGCTCGCCATGCGGGAACAGGGCGCCGGAGAGAACGACCTCTTCGACCGCCTGGCGGCGGACGGCCGCCTCGGCCTCTCCCGCCCCGAGATCGACGCCCTCGTCGCCGACCGCAACGCCTTCGTGGGTGCCGCAGCCACCCAGATCGACCACGTCACCGCCCGCATCACCAAGATCGCCGAAACCCACCCCCAGGCCGCCGCCTACACCCCACCCCCCATCCTCTGA
- a CDS encoding YbjQ family protein: MLVVTTDQLPGYEIRQILGEVVSSMARTRNPYREGVKNLRGGAYDPMAPDNLTRWRTDSVARLGEEAQRLGANAVIGMRFDSRDCGEMWMEICAYGTAVIVVPKMPDVMPADQPMVAAETAHEPEITGAPGGIAEPASAPNLSSAAETPTRD, encoded by the coding sequence GTGCTGGTCGTGACGACGGATCAACTGCCCGGCTACGAGATCCGCCAGATCCTCGGCGAAGTGGTGTCCTCGATGGCCAGGACCCGGAACCCCTACCGCGAGGGCGTGAAGAACCTGCGCGGCGGCGCGTACGACCCGATGGCGCCGGACAACCTCACCCGCTGGCGTACCGACTCGGTGGCCCGGCTCGGCGAGGAGGCGCAGCGACTCGGCGCCAACGCCGTGATCGGGATGCGCTTCGACAGCCGGGACTGCGGCGAGATGTGGATGGAGATCTGCGCGTACGGGACAGCGGTGATCGTCGTACCCAAGATGCCGGACGTCATGCCCGCGGACCAGCCCATGGTCGCCGCCGAGACGGCCCACGAGCCGGAGATCACGGGGGCACCCGGCGGTATCGCCGAACCCGCCAGCGCCCCCAACCTCTCCTCCGCCGCCGAAACCCCCACCCGCGACTGA
- the purS gene encoding phosphoribosylformylglycinamidine synthase subunit PurS, which produces MPRVVVDVMLKPEILDPQGQAVANALPRLGVSDVASVRIGRRIEIDFTGEPDLDRAREIADKLLANPVIEDFTVRLVEADETVDAHP; this is translated from the coding sequence GTGCCTCGCGTCGTCGTCGACGTCATGCTCAAGCCCGAGATCCTCGATCCTCAGGGCCAGGCCGTCGCAAACGCGCTGCCCCGGCTCGGCGTCAGCGACGTCGCCTCTGTCCGGATCGGCAGGCGGATCGAGATCGATTTCACCGGTGAACCGGACCTGGACCGCGCCCGGGAGATCGCCGACAAGCTGCTCGCCAACCCGGTCATCGAGGACTTCACCGTCCGCCTGGTCGAGGCCGACGAGACCGTGGACGCGCACCCGTGA
- the purQ gene encoding phosphoribosylformylglycinamidine synthase subunit PurQ codes for MTARVGVVTFPGSLDDGDAARAVRIAGAEPVRLWHGDPELHGVDAVVLPGGFSYGDYLRCGAIARFAPVMGTIVDAARGGLPVLGICNGFQILCEAHLLPGALTRNQHLHFRNRDQVLRIESAGTAWTNAFQPGQEVLVPVKNGEGCYVADAATLDQLEAEGRVVARYLGGNPNGSQRDIAAITNQAGNVVGIMPHPEHAVEALTGPSLDGLGFFTSVLKHLVGAPA; via the coding sequence GTGACCGCCCGGGTCGGTGTGGTGACCTTCCCCGGCTCGCTCGACGACGGCGACGCGGCCCGGGCCGTCCGGATCGCGGGCGCCGAGCCGGTCCGGCTCTGGCACGGCGACCCGGAGCTGCACGGGGTGGACGCCGTCGTCCTCCCGGGTGGCTTCTCCTACGGTGACTACCTGCGCTGCGGCGCCATCGCCCGGTTCGCCCCGGTGATGGGGACGATCGTGGACGCGGCCCGGGGCGGCCTGCCGGTCCTCGGCATCTGCAACGGCTTCCAGATCCTCTGCGAGGCCCACCTGCTGCCCGGTGCGCTCACCCGCAACCAGCACCTGCACTTCCGCAACCGGGACCAGGTGCTGCGCATCGAGTCCGCCGGCACCGCCTGGACCAACGCGTTCCAGCCGGGCCAGGAGGTGCTCGTCCCGGTCAAGAACGGCGAGGGCTGCTATGTCGCCGACGCCGCGACGCTGGACCAGCTCGAGGCCGAGGGCCGCGTCGTCGCCCGCTACCTGGGCGGCAACCCCAACGGTTCGCAGCGCGACATCGCCGCGATCACCAACCAGGCCGGCAACGTGGTCGGCATCATGCCGCATCCCGAGCACGCGGTGGAGGCCCTCACCGGTCCCTCCCTCGACGGTCTCGGCTTCTTCACCTCGGTGTTGAAGCACCTGGTGGGGGCGCCGGCGTGA
- a CDS encoding 2-phosphosulfolactate phosphatase, giving the protein MAAAVHAQPGSGARFDWGLTGAAELGRVCAALVVVDVLSFTTAVEVAVGRGMRVHPFPWGEQAADYARRVGAVAAVGRRRTTPEHPWSLSPAALRAAPVVPDLVLPSPNGSAISAAASATGLPVIAACLRNARAVGRWLQAEGYGSIDAPVGVVAAGERWPDGSLRPSVEDQLGAASVLDALSDVSGGLSVEAAMALAALASTPDVAAAVRGCVSGRELIEGGFAADVAVAVQLDVSDVVPVLRQGVFTA; this is encoded by the coding sequence TTGGCCGCGGCCGTACACGCCCAGCCCGGATCCGGGGCCCGGTTCGACTGGGGCCTGACCGGGGCGGCCGAACTCGGCCGGGTGTGTGCGGCCCTGGTGGTGGTGGACGTCCTCTCGTTCACCACCGCCGTCGAGGTGGCGGTCGGCCGCGGCATGCGGGTGCACCCGTTCCCGTGGGGCGAGCAGGCGGCCGACTACGCCCGCCGGGTCGGGGCGGTCGCCGCCGTCGGCCGCCGGCGGACCACCCCGGAGCATCCGTGGTCGCTCTCCCCGGCGGCGCTGCGGGCCGCGCCGGTCGTACCGGACCTGGTCCTGCCGTCACCGAACGGCTCGGCGATCAGCGCCGCCGCCAGCGCCACCGGCCTGCCGGTGATCGCGGCGTGCCTGCGCAACGCCCGCGCCGTCGGGCGTTGGCTCCAGGCCGAGGGGTACGGCTCGATCGACGCCCCGGTCGGCGTGGTCGCCGCGGGTGAGCGCTGGCCGGACGGCTCGCTGCGTCCCTCGGTGGAGGATCAACTCGGGGCGGCCAGCGTGCTCGACGCCCTCTCCGACGTGTCGGGTGGGTTGTCGGTGGAGGCGGCGATGGCGTTGGCCGCGCTGGCCAGTACCCCGGACGTGGCGGCGGCGGTCCGTGGCTGCGTCTCCGGACGGGAGTTGATCGAGGGCGGCTTCGCGGCCGACGTGGCGGTCGCCGTCCAGCTCGACGTCTCCGACGTGGTACCGGTGCTCCGCCAGGGCGTCTTCACCGCCTGA
- a CDS encoding carboxypeptidase regulatory-like domain-containing protein, whose translation MSTHRRAWKQRAGVVVALVAGALLTVPATPALAAEAVVQPQSVTLNAGSDATVTVVITPGTEDKSGDLNLTGLPSGVSCSSGCGNFQFNGPPGSPKTQVLTIRANDNVSDANTNVTVQVKPDKSNPATPTFSLTVKAKAAPSPTQQQVQTVKLVSGKVTNSSTGDAVPNATVMLLDSQQHRYTTISDDKGNYRFNGSESAPIAPGRIDLGAVLNDVKVYKNFTANAGQSVTGQRLSLPIKTEATPSASPSASAEATPSDEASDDASPEESAPETSPGQVAAAANEDSGGFGSWLLILLGGLFVAVGVGTIVLLYMRRKNEGDDPDDEAVPAAAASPVPNARGAYRGTDDQTRVVNGGMGLGPAPTMVGGTSLSDAPTMMHRPVVDDVPPDPYGAPPPAYGSGGQPGWAGSGYGDEAPAQGGYGAGNGYGNAPASGGGYGNAPASGGGYGDAPASGGGYGGRDYGAGAAGAAGAAGYPPAQGGGYGGERYDEPTGRYTGDSTSYAPAADPYPTSTYQPQADQGRGYGQPEPGPYGRAPEPGTGYGQDGGYGASGGGYGTAPGGGYDNAPAGGGYDNAPAGRGYDNAPTGRGYDNAPAGGGYDGGQQQGYDGYDQRGGYGQPQQGDGYGQAPQGGYGQQGGYGQEPPQQRSPGYDNQGQEQGGYYGDPAQAGRARPDGPPPQDRGGRRLDWLDD comes from the coding sequence GTGTCAACACACCGACGTGCCTGGAAGCAGCGGGCCGGTGTGGTCGTAGCGCTGGTTGCCGGCGCCCTGCTCACCGTCCCCGCCACACCGGCCCTCGCGGCCGAGGCCGTCGTGCAGCCACAGTCGGTCACCCTGAACGCCGGTAGCGACGCCACGGTCACCGTGGTCATCACGCCGGGTACCGAGGACAAGAGCGGTGACCTCAACCTCACCGGCCTCCCGTCCGGCGTCAGCTGCAGCAGCGGTTGCGGCAACTTCCAGTTCAACGGCCCGCCCGGTTCGCCGAAGACGCAGGTGCTGACCATCCGGGCCAACGACAACGTGTCGGACGCCAACACGAACGTGACGGTGCAGGTCAAGCCGGACAAGTCCAACCCGGCCACGCCGACCTTCTCGCTGACGGTGAAGGCGAAGGCCGCGCCCAGCCCGACCCAGCAGCAGGTGCAGACGGTCAAGCTGGTCTCCGGCAAGGTCACCAACTCGTCCACCGGCGACGCGGTGCCGAACGCCACCGTGATGCTGCTCGACTCGCAGCAGCACCGGTACACCACGATCAGCGACGACAAGGGCAACTACCGGTTCAACGGCTCCGAGTCGGCGCCGATCGCGCCGGGCCGGATCGACCTCGGTGCCGTCCTGAACGACGTCAAGGTCTACAAGAATTTCACCGCGAACGCCGGCCAGAGCGTGACCGGCCAGCGGCTCAGCCTGCCGATCAAGACCGAGGCCACCCCGAGCGCCAGCCCGTCGGCGAGCGCCGAGGCCACCCCGTCGGATGAGGCGAGCGACGACGCCTCCCCCGAGGAGAGCGCCCCCGAGACGAGCCCCGGCCAGGTGGCCGCCGCCGCCAACGAGGACTCGGGCGGCTTCGGCTCGTGGCTGCTGATCCTGCTCGGCGGCCTCTTCGTGGCCGTCGGCGTCGGCACCATCGTGCTGCTCTACATGCGCCGCAAGAACGAGGGCGACGACCCCGACGACGAGGCCGTCCCGGCCGCCGCCGCGAGCCCGGTCCCGAACGCCCGGGGCGCCTACCGGGGTACGGACGACCAGACCCGGGTGGTCAACGGCGGGATGGGTCTCGGCCCGGCTCCCACCATGGTCGGTGGCACCTCGCTCAGCGACGCCCCGACGATGATGCACCGCCCGGTGGTCGACGACGTCCCGCCGGACCCGTACGGTGCCCCACCGCCCGCGTACGGATCGGGCGGGCAGCCGGGCTGGGCCGGCAGCGGCTACGGCGACGAGGCCCCCGCTCAGGGCGGCTACGGCGCCGGCAACGGCTACGGCAACGCGCCCGCCTCGGGCGGCGGTTACGGCAACGCGCCGGCCTCGGGTGGCGGCTACGGCGACGCACCCGCGTCCGGCGGTGGCTACGGCGGCCGGGACTACGGTGCCGGTGCGGCCGGCGCTGCCGGGGCGGCGGGCTACCCGCCGGCCCAGGGCGGCGGCTACGGCGGCGAGCGGTACGACGAGCCCACCGGCCGCTACACCGGTGACAGCACGTCCTACGCCCCGGCGGCCGACCCGTATCCGACCAGCACCTACCAGCCGCAGGCGGACCAGGGCCGGGGCTACGGCCAACCCGAGCCGGGCCCGTACGGCCGCGCGCCGGAGCCGGGCACCGGCTACGGCCAGGACGGCGGCTACGGCGCCTCGGGTGGTGGCTACGGCACCGCGCCCGGCGGCGGCTACGACAACGCCCCGGCGGGCGGCGGTTACGACAACGCCCCGGCGGGTCGCGGCTACGACAACGCGCCGACCGGCCGCGGCTACGACAACGCGCCTGCCGGCGGCGGCTACGACGGTGGTCAGCAGCAGGGCTACGACGGCTACGACCAGCGCGGCGGTTACGGCCAGCCGCAGCAGGGCGACGGCTACGGTCAGGCACCGCAGGGCGGCTACGGCCAGCAGGGTGGCTACGGCCAGGAGCCGCCGCAGCAGCGCAGCCCCGGCTACGACAACCAGGGCCAGGAGCAGGGCGGCTACTACGGTGACCCGGCCCAGGCCGGGCGGGCCCGCCCGGACGGGCCGCCGCCGCAGGACCGGGGCGGCCGCAGGCTGGACTGGCTGGACGACTGA
- a CDS encoding sterol carrier family protein produces MSSPHSKSAAVAAALSALDEGRTPERPVFREAVRTLLAVLVERAPGRSVEVRVPPYGAVQCVAGPRHTRGTPPNVVEMDPGTWLALATGRLEWAAAVTEGRVRVSGVRADLSAYLPL; encoded by the coding sequence GTGTCCTCTCCGCACTCTAAGTCCGCCGCGGTCGCGGCAGCGTTGTCGGCGCTGGACGAGGGGCGTACGCCCGAACGGCCGGTGTTCCGGGAGGCGGTCCGTACCCTCTTGGCCGTCCTCGTGGAGCGCGCCCCCGGCCGTTCGGTGGAGGTGCGGGTTCCACCTTACGGTGCCGTGCAGTGCGTAGCCGGTCCGCGACACACCCGTGGCACCCCGCCGAACGTGGTCGAGATGGATCCGGGCACCTGGCTGGCACTCGCCACCGGCCGCCTCGAGTGGGCGGCGGCGGTCACCGAGGGTCGCGTACGGGTGAGCGGGGTCCGGGCCGACCTCTCCGCGTACCTGCCGCTCTAG